In Streptomyces ambofaciens ATCC 23877, a single genomic region encodes these proteins:
- a CDS encoding glycoside hydrolase family 13 protein, producing the protein MAAPDSHRPDDWWRDAVIYQVYPRSFADGDGDGTGDLAGVRARLPYLAGLGVDAVWFTPWYVSPLVDGGYDVADYRTVDPAFGTLGEAEKLIAEARELGIRTIVDIVPNHVSDQHVWFREALAAGPGSAARERFHFRPGRGTGGELPPNDWPSQFSGRTWTRVPDGEWYLHLFTPEQPDLNWAHPEVRREHEDVLRFWFERGVAGVRIDSAALLAKDPALADFEEGVDPHPYIDQDELHDIYRSWRTVADEYGAVFVGEVWLPDAERFARYLRPDELHTAFNFNFLTCPWEADRLRRTIDDTLAEHAPVGAPATWVLCNHDVTRTVTRYGREDTAFDFAKKAFDTPTDLSVGTRRARAAALLTLALPGSVYVYQGEELGLPEADVPLDRIQDPMHFRSGGVDPGRDGCRVPLPWSADAPYCGFGSETEPWLPQPEGWPAYAADRQEADPESMLSLYRRALLLRRSTDGFGDGPLHWLPAPDGVLAFRRAAGLTCVVNLSAEPVGLPAHGVLLLGSGPLDADGRLPRDTAVWLRD; encoded by the coding sequence GTGGCAGCCCCTGACTCGCACCGCCCCGACGACTGGTGGCGCGACGCCGTCATCTACCAGGTGTACCCCCGCAGTTTCGCCGACGGCGACGGCGACGGCACCGGTGACCTCGCGGGCGTCCGGGCGAGACTGCCGTACCTGGCCGGACTCGGCGTCGACGCCGTCTGGTTCACCCCCTGGTACGTCTCACCGCTCGTGGACGGCGGCTACGACGTCGCCGACTACCGCACCGTCGACCCGGCCTTCGGCACCCTCGGCGAGGCCGAGAAGCTGATCGCCGAGGCCCGGGAGCTGGGCATCCGCACCATCGTCGACATCGTCCCCAACCACGTCTCGGACCAGCACGTCTGGTTCCGGGAGGCGCTGGCCGCCGGGCCGGGCAGCGCGGCGCGGGAGCGGTTCCACTTCCGTCCCGGCCGCGGCACCGGCGGCGAACTCCCGCCCAACGACTGGCCCTCCCAGTTCTCCGGCCGCACCTGGACCAGGGTCCCGGACGGCGAGTGGTACCTGCACCTGTTCACCCCGGAGCAGCCGGACCTCAACTGGGCCCATCCGGAGGTGCGCCGGGAGCACGAGGACGTGCTGCGCTTCTGGTTCGAACGCGGTGTCGCGGGAGTACGCATCGACTCCGCCGCACTGCTGGCGAAGGACCCCGCGCTCGCGGACTTCGAGGAGGGCGTCGACCCGCATCCGTACATCGACCAGGACGAGCTGCACGACATCTACCGCTCCTGGCGGACCGTCGCCGACGAGTACGGGGCCGTCTTCGTGGGTGAGGTGTGGCTGCCCGACGCCGAACGCTTCGCCCGCTATCTGCGGCCCGACGAACTGCACACGGCCTTCAACTTCAACTTCCTCACCTGCCCGTGGGAGGCGGACCGGCTGCGCCGCACCATCGATGACACCCTGGCCGAGCACGCTCCGGTCGGCGCCCCCGCCACCTGGGTACTCTGCAACCACGACGTGACCCGCACCGTGACCCGGTACGGCCGCGAGGACACCGCCTTCGACTTCGCGAAGAAGGCCTTCGACACCCCCACCGACCTGTCCGTGGGCACCCGGCGGGCCAGGGCCGCCGCGCTGCTGACGCTGGCCCTGCCCGGGTCCGTCTACGTGTACCAGGGGGAGGAACTCGGACTGCCCGAGGCCGACGTCCCGCTGGACCGCATCCAGGACCCCATGCACTTCCGCTCCGGCGGCGTCGATCCGGGCCGGGACGGCTGCCGGGTGCCGCTGCCGTGGTCGGCCGACGCACCGTACTGCGGCTTCGGCTCGGAGACGGAGCCGTGGCTGCCGCAGCCGGAGGGCTGGCCGGCGTACGCGGCCGACCGCCAGGAGGCCGATCCGGAGTCGATGCTCTCGCTCTACCGCCGGGCACTGCTCCTACGGCGCTCCACCGACGGTTTCGGGGACGGCCCGCTGCACTGGCTGCCGGCGCCGGACGGCGTCCTCGCGTTCCGGCGGGCGGCGGGCCTGACCTGCGTCGTCAACCTGTCCGCCGAGCCGGTGGGGCTGCCCGCACACGGCGTGCTCCTGCTGGGCAGCGGGCCCCTCGACGCGGACGGTCGGCTGCCGCGGGACACCGCGGTGTGGCTGCGCGACTGA
- a CDS encoding carbohydrate ABC transporter permease, translating into MSTRTLISPAQLARPRGKILYWVTFGGVVTLFTVVFLGPMYWMVSSGFKDTQEVVRTPPTLVPESFEPDNYAQAWNVMDLAGLLGNTLYYAFGALAFQLVLDVAAAYSLSKLRPVFGKAILGMMLATLMIPATVLVVPQYLTVLDVPVFERNLLNTPWAIWLPSVTNAFNIFLLKRFFDSIPKELLDAASMDGASPMRTLRSIVLPISRPILGVVSIFAIVGVWKDFLWPMLTLPDPAKQTLNVGIYSLSNGVPVNVLIAALTMASLPTLIIFLIFQRNIMSGLTAGGLKG; encoded by the coding sequence ATGTCCACACGCACGCTCATCTCACCGGCCCAACTCGCCAGGCCGCGCGGCAAGATCCTCTACTGGGTGACGTTCGGCGGCGTCGTCACCCTCTTCACCGTGGTCTTCCTCGGCCCGATGTACTGGATGGTCTCCAGCGGCTTCAAGGACACCCAGGAGGTGGTCCGGACACCGCCCACCCTGGTGCCCGAGTCGTTCGAGCCCGACAACTACGCGCAGGCGTGGAACGTCATGGACCTGGCCGGCCTGCTCGGCAACACGCTGTACTACGCGTTCGGCGCGCTGGCCTTCCAGCTCGTCCTGGACGTGGCGGCGGCGTACTCGCTCTCCAAGCTGCGGCCGGTCTTCGGCAAGGCCATCCTCGGCATGATGCTGGCGACGCTGATGATCCCGGCCACCGTGCTGGTCGTGCCGCAGTACCTGACGGTGCTCGACGTGCCGGTCTTCGAACGCAACCTGCTCAACACGCCCTGGGCGATCTGGCTGCCTTCGGTGACCAACGCCTTCAACATCTTCCTGCTGAAGCGGTTCTTCGACTCGATCCCGAAGGAGCTGCTGGACGCCGCGTCCATGGACGGCGCCTCGCCGATGCGCACGCTCCGGTCGATCGTCCTGCCCATCTCGCGGCCGATCCTCGGCGTGGTGTCCATCTTCGCGATCGTGGGCGTCTGGAAGGACTTCCTCTGGCCCATGCTGACGCTGCCCGATCCCGCCAAGCAGACGCTGAACGTCGGCATCTACTCCCTGTCCAACGGTGTGCCCGTCAACGTGCTGATCGCCGCGCTGACCATGGCCTCGCTGCCGACCCTGATCATCTTCCTGATCTTCCAGCGCAACATCATGAGCGGACTCACCGCCGGCGGGCTCAAGGGCTGA
- a CDS encoding carbohydrate ABC transporter permease has translation MSAPSLTPSKAARSRHDRPPVDGPPPPGGSFTRSLKRNLTAHGFLIGAVLCFAIFSWYPMVREFFLAFQKTDQGEVSWVGLDNLETVFNDPAFWQAWRNTLLFTVLALVFGFAVPFVVALVINELRHGKGYLRLLVYLPVMLPPVAAVLLFKYLYDPGYGLLNEVFGAVGLPEQQWLQDPDLSMLSVVIASTWMNMGGAALIYLAALQGIPGELYEAAELDGAGLLRKVWHVTIPQTRLILSLMLLMQVIATMQVFVEPFLLTGGAGPEGSTTTVVYLIYQYAFNFNNYGAAAALGLLLLVLLAGFSAAYVKLSRAEDE, from the coding sequence ATGTCGGCCCCCAGCCTGACCCCGAGCAAGGCGGCGAGATCCCGCCACGACCGGCCGCCGGTGGACGGCCCGCCTCCGCCCGGCGGGTCGTTCACCAGGAGCCTCAAACGCAATCTCACCGCACACGGCTTCCTGATCGGAGCGGTCCTCTGCTTCGCGATCTTCTCCTGGTACCCGATGGTCCGGGAGTTCTTCCTCGCCTTCCAGAAGACGGACCAGGGCGAGGTCTCCTGGGTCGGCCTGGACAACCTGGAAACGGTCTTCAACGACCCGGCCTTCTGGCAGGCCTGGCGCAACACGCTGCTGTTCACCGTGCTGGCCCTGGTGTTCGGCTTCGCCGTGCCGTTCGTCGTCGCGCTCGTCATCAACGAACTCAGACACGGCAAGGGGTACCTGCGCCTGCTGGTCTACCTGCCGGTCATGCTGCCCCCGGTCGCCGCCGTCCTCCTCTTCAAGTACCTGTACGACCCCGGTTACGGCCTGCTCAACGAGGTGTTCGGGGCCGTCGGACTGCCCGAGCAGCAGTGGCTGCAGGACCCCGACCTCTCCATGCTCTCCGTGGTCATCGCGTCGACCTGGATGAACATGGGCGGCGCGGCACTCATCTACCTCGCCGCGCTCCAGGGGATACCCGGGGAGCTGTACGAGGCGGCCGAGCTCGACGGTGCCGGACTGCTGCGCAAGGTGTGGCACGTGACGATCCCGCAGACGCGGCTCATCCTCTCGCTGATGCTGCTCATGCAGGTCATCGCCACCATGCAGGTCTTCGTGGAGCCCTTCCTGCTCACCGGCGGCGCCGGTCCCGAGGGCTCGACCACCACGGTCGTCTACCTCATCTACCAGTACGCCTTCAACTTCAACAACTACGGTGCCGCGGCGGCCCTCGGCCTGCTGCTCCTCGTACTCCTCGCCGGATTCTCGGCGGCGTACGTGAAGCTCAGCCGCGCCGAGGACGAGTAG
- a CDS encoding extracellular solute-binding protein, producing MRSARFRRTRRAGAITLVSALTLTALAACGTSSSDDGGGSEGGSGSSDPAAPLDPKTKVTITIDCMPPAAKAAELKEWKEDVKEFNKTYPNVTIEGRSTPGQCLEPPRFTAMLKAKSQPDVFYTYFTDLPQVLDNDGAEDITAYVNDRTVPALKDIDPNVLGSLKHENRLYGLPTSNYTMGLLINRKLFEEAGLDPDAPPRTWEEVRTAAKKIAGLGDGIAGFGEYSAGNTGGWHFTAQMYSLGGQVVDASGKKAAFNDELGKQVAENLHAMRWEDQSMGKTQLLKWGDLQKQIATDKLGMFLAAPDDITYMVQQLGADYENFGMGPIPGEKNTLAGGNNYVIKKGISADKIKAGIAWLNFQNLTVGKGQFDWARKKTDKLPVGLPQPNFWLNESKKKDDAARIEHATMPVENFKTFMDNPVPGMAEPPKAQEVYKVLDNVMSGILTNEDADIDKLLSTAEQQVDQVLATQ from the coding sequence ATGAGAAGTGCTCGGTTCCGCCGTACTCGCCGTGCCGGCGCCATCACGCTCGTCTCCGCCCTCACCCTGACCGCTCTGGCCGCCTGCGGCACGAGCAGCAGTGATGACGGCGGCGGTTCCGAAGGCGGCAGCGGCTCCTCCGACCCGGCCGCTCCGCTGGACCCGAAGACCAAGGTGACGATCACCATCGACTGCATGCCCCCGGCGGCGAAGGCGGCCGAGCTCAAGGAGTGGAAGGAGGACGTCAAGGAGTTCAACAAGACGTACCCCAACGTCACCATCGAGGGCCGCTCCACCCCGGGCCAGTGCCTGGAGCCGCCGCGCTTCACGGCGATGCTGAAGGCGAAGTCCCAGCCCGACGTCTTCTACACGTACTTCACCGACCTCCCCCAGGTGCTGGACAACGACGGCGCCGAGGACATCACCGCGTACGTGAACGACCGGACGGTCCCCGCGCTCAAGGACATCGACCCGAACGTCCTCGGCTCGCTCAAGCACGAGAACAGGCTCTACGGCCTGCCCACGAGCAACTACACGATGGGCCTGCTGATCAACCGCAAGCTCTTCGAGGAGGCCGGGCTCGACCCGGACGCCCCGCCGCGTACCTGGGAGGAGGTCCGCACCGCCGCCAAGAAGATCGCCGGCCTGGGCGACGGCATCGCCGGCTTCGGCGAGTACAGCGCCGGCAACACCGGCGGCTGGCACTTCACCGCCCAGATGTACAGCCTCGGCGGTCAGGTCGTGGACGCGAGCGGCAAGAAGGCGGCGTTCAACGACGAGCTGGGCAAGCAGGTCGCCGAGAACCTCCACGCCATGCGCTGGGAGGACCAGAGCATGGGCAAGACCCAGCTGCTCAAGTGGGGTGACCTGCAGAAGCAGATCGCCACCGACAAGCTCGGCATGTTCCTCGCCGCTCCCGACGACATCACGTACATGGTCCAGCAACTCGGCGCGGACTACGAGAACTTCGGCATGGGCCCGATCCCGGGCGAGAAGAACACCCTGGCCGGCGGCAACAACTACGTGATCAAGAAGGGGATCTCCGCCGACAAGATCAAGGCCGGCATCGCGTGGCTCAACTTCCAGAACCTCACCGTCGGCAAGGGCCAGTTCGACTGGGCCCGCAAGAAGACCGACAAGCTGCCCGTCGGCCTCCCGCAGCCCAACTTCTGGCTGAACGAGTCGAAGAAGAAGGACGACGCCGCCCGCATCGAGCACGCCACCATGCCGGTCGAGAACTTCAAGACCTTCATGGACAACCCGGTCCCGGGCATGGCCGAACCGCCGAAGGCGCAGGAGGTCTACAAAGTCCTGGACAACGTGATGTCCGGCATCCTCACCAACGAGGACGCCGACATCGACAAGCTGCTGTCCACCGCCGAGCAGCAGGTCGACCAGGTTCTGGCCACGCAGTGA
- a CDS encoding LacI family DNA-binding transcriptional regulator: MTRRLAQVAKKVGVSEATVSRVLNDKPGVSEATRQSVLSALDVLGYERPTQLRGERARLVGLVLPELQNPIFPAFAEVIGGALAQQGLTPVLCTQTKGGVSEADYVELLLQQQVSGVVFAGGLFAQADAPHDHYRLLAERNIPVVLINAAIADLDFPCIACDDAVAVEQSWRHLTSLGHERIGLVLGPGDHLPSRRKLAAVRAAGGSLGDDLVERSMFSLEGGQAAASRLLERGVTGIICASDPLALGAVRAARRRGLHVPRDVSVVGYDDSAFMTCTEPPLTTVRQPIEAMGRAAVDLLCAQIQGTEVPHGELLFEPELVVRGSTAQASAK; the protein is encoded by the coding sequence GTGACGCGACGACTTGCTCAGGTAGCGAAAAAGGTTGGGGTCAGCGAGGCCACGGTCAGCCGGGTGCTCAACGACAAACCCGGAGTCTCGGAGGCGACCCGGCAGTCCGTGCTGAGCGCGTTGGACGTCCTCGGGTACGAGCGGCCGACGCAGTTGCGCGGTGAGCGGGCGCGGCTGGTGGGGCTGGTGCTGCCCGAGTTGCAGAACCCGATCTTCCCCGCGTTCGCCGAGGTCATCGGGGGTGCGCTGGCCCAGCAGGGCCTGACGCCGGTGCTGTGCACCCAGACCAAGGGCGGCGTGTCCGAGGCCGACTACGTCGAGCTGCTGCTCCAGCAGCAGGTGTCGGGCGTCGTCTTCGCCGGCGGACTGTTCGCCCAGGCGGACGCCCCCCACGACCACTACCGGCTGCTCGCCGAACGCAACATCCCCGTGGTCCTGATCAACGCCGCCATCGCGGACCTCGACTTCCCCTGCATCGCCTGCGACGACGCCGTCGCCGTCGAGCAGTCCTGGCGCCACCTCACCTCCCTGGGCCACGAGCGCATCGGCCTGGTCCTCGGCCCCGGCGACCACCTCCCCTCCCGCCGGAAGCTGGCCGCCGTGCGGGCCGCGGGAGGCTCACTCGGGGACGACCTCGTGGAACGCTCGATGTTCTCCCTGGAGGGCGGGCAAGCGGCCGCCTCCCGCCTGCTGGAACGCGGCGTCACCGGCATCATCTGCGCCAGCGACCCCCTCGCCCTCGGCGCCGTCCGCGCCGCCCGCAGGCGCGGACTCCACGTACCCCGCGACGTCTCCGTCGTCGGCTACGACGACTCCGCCTTCATGACCTGCACCGAACCACCCCTCACCACCGTCCGCCAACCCATCGAAGCCATGGGACGCGCCGCCGTCGACCTCCTCTGCGCACAGATCCAGGGCACCGAAGTCCCCCACGGCGAGCTGCTCTTCGAACCCGAACTCGTCGTCCGCGGCTCCACCGCCCAGGCATCCGCCAAGTAA
- a CDS encoding discoidin domain-containing protein, with amino-acid sequence MRNRNWRSRALCTVVATSLLALGGPLLSASAAGGPNIAVGDPAAASSSHAEYGAAHVTDGDQGTYWQSGGGSLPQWVQTDLGTTERIDEVVLRLPAGWESRDQTLSVQGSADGTGFSTLKSSAAYTFSPGSANTVTVSFPATRTRYVRIDITANTGWQAAQLSELEVHAAGESSANLAAGRTLTASSSTGRYTPGNGNDGNRATYWESAGNALPQWLQADLGSSRRVDRVVLRLPDGWPARSQTLKLQASENGSAFTDLTAAGTHAFGAANGQSATLTFDATTTRYLRVLVTANTGHAAAQFSEVEVYGPATGDTRAPTAPANLALTEPDTGRIRLTWKEATDDTAVTGYDVYANGDLLTSVAGDVTTYTDTRPTGTTVTYHVRAKDAAGNRSANSNPVTRHADTGDTQAPTAPANLALTEPDTGRIRLTWSASTDDKGVTGYDVYADNRLRGSVAGDVTTYTDTQPASADVTYFVRAEDAAGNRSGDSNSVTRPGSGSGSDLAVGKPISASSVIHTYVAENANDNNTSTYWEGAAGSYPNTLTVKLGTDADVSRVVLRLNPDAAWSRRTQNIQVLGRERDASGFTGLVAAKDYVFDPASGGNSVSIPVGGRAADVQLRFRSNTGATAGQVAEFQVIGTPAPNPDLEVTKLTSSPASPVESDQITVSATVRNSGSADAPAGDVTLRLGGTKVATAEVGALRAGAESTVSASVGARAAGSYELSAVVDEANRITEQNETDNTHTRPEPLVVRPVQSSDLVAAAVTTAPSGPAAGDDVSFKVALKNQGTQDSAGGAHAVTLALVDAAGTTVRTLTGTHSGVIAAGTTAPAVSLGTWKAANGSYTLKVTVADDANELPVKRENNTSTRPLFVGRGADMPYDTYEAEDGTVGGGAKVVGPNRTIGDIAGEASGRKAVHLDAAGEYVEFTTKADTNTLVTRFSIPDAPGGGGIDSTLNVYVDGAMKKALPLTSKYAWLYGNEAGPGNSPGAGAPRHIYDEAHLVLGETVPAGSRIRLQKDAANTTDYAIDFVDLEQVAAVPNPDPAAYAVPAGFTHQDVQNALDRVRMDTAGKLVGVYLPPGDYRTSSKFQVYGKAVKVVGAGPWFTRFHAPAEQDNTDVGFRADSTAKGSSFANFAYFGNYTSRIDGPGKVFDFSNVSDIVIDNIWNEHMVCLYWGANTDRVTIKNSRIRNMFADGVNMTNGSTDNLVSNNDARATGDDSFALFSAIDAGGADMKNNLYENLSSTLTWRAAGLAVYGGYHNTFRNIHIADTLVYSGITISSLDFGYPMNGFGTDPTSFENISIVRAGGHFWGNQTFPGIWVFSASKVFQGIRVDNVDIVDPTYSGIMFQTNYVGGQPQFPIKDTVFTDVSVSGARRSGDAFDAKSGFGLWANEMPEQGQGPAVGEVTFNGLRLDGNAVDVRNTTSTFKIIRNP; translated from the coding sequence ATGAGAAACCGGAACTGGAGATCACGTGCCCTGTGCACCGTGGTCGCGACCAGTCTCCTGGCGCTGGGAGGACCGCTGCTGTCCGCCTCGGCGGCAGGTGGTCCCAACATCGCCGTGGGGGACCCCGCGGCGGCGAGCAGCTCGCACGCCGAGTACGGCGCCGCCCACGTCACCGACGGCGACCAGGGCACGTACTGGCAGAGCGGCGGCGGCAGTCTGCCCCAGTGGGTCCAGACCGACCTCGGTACCACCGAGCGCATCGACGAGGTCGTCCTGAGGCTGCCCGCCGGCTGGGAGAGCCGCGACCAGACGCTCTCCGTCCAGGGCAGCGCGGACGGCACCGGCTTCAGCACTCTGAAGAGTTCGGCCGCGTACACCTTCAGTCCGGGGTCGGCCAACACGGTCACCGTGAGCTTCCCCGCCACCCGGACGCGCTACGTGCGGATCGACATCACCGCGAACACCGGGTGGCAGGCGGCTCAGCTCTCCGAGCTGGAGGTCCACGCGGCCGGCGAGTCGTCCGCGAACCTCGCCGCCGGGCGCACTCTGACGGCGAGCAGTTCCACCGGTCGGTACACCCCCGGCAACGGCAACGACGGGAACAGGGCGACCTACTGGGAGAGTGCCGGCAACGCGCTGCCGCAGTGGCTCCAGGCCGACCTCGGTTCCTCCCGCCGCGTCGACCGCGTCGTGCTGCGGCTGCCGGACGGCTGGCCCGCGCGCAGCCAGACCCTGAAACTCCAGGCAAGTGAGAACGGTTCCGCGTTCACGGACCTGACCGCGGCCGGGACCCACGCCTTCGGCGCGGCGAACGGCCAGTCCGCCACCCTCACCTTCGACGCGACGACCACCCGGTACCTGCGCGTCCTGGTCACCGCGAACACGGGACACGCGGCGGCGCAGTTCTCCGAGGTGGAGGTGTACGGGCCGGCGACCGGTGACACCCGGGCGCCGACGGCGCCGGCGAACCTGGCCCTCACCGAGCCCGACACCGGCCGGATCAGACTGACCTGGAAGGAGGCGACCGACGACACCGCCGTCACCGGGTACGACGTCTACGCCAACGGCGATCTGCTCACCTCGGTCGCCGGCGACGTCACCACGTACACCGACACGCGGCCGACCGGTACGACGGTCACCTACCACGTACGGGCCAAGGACGCGGCCGGCAACCGGTCGGCGAACAGCAACCCGGTCACCCGGCACGCCGACACCGGAGACACCCAGGCACCCACCGCGCCCGCGAACCTGGCCCTCACCGAGCCCGACACCGGCCGGATCAGACTGACCTGGAGCGCCTCCACCGACGACAAGGGCGTCACCGGGTACGACGTCTACGCCGACAACCGGCTCCGCGGCAGCGTCGCGGGGGACGTCACCACCTACACCGACACCCAGCCGGCGTCGGCCGACGTGACCTACTTCGTGCGGGCCGAGGACGCGGCCGGCAACCGGTCGGGCGACAGCAACTCCGTGACCCGTCCCGGCAGCGGGAGCGGGTCCGACCTGGCGGTCGGCAAGCCGATCAGCGCCTCGTCCGTGATCCACACGTACGTCGCCGAGAACGCCAACGACAACAACACGTCGACCTACTGGGAGGGAGCGGCGGGCAGCTACCCCAACACGCTCACCGTGAAGCTGGGGACCGACGCGGACGTCAGCCGCGTGGTGCTCAGGCTCAACCCGGACGCCGCCTGGTCCAGGCGCACCCAGAACATCCAGGTGCTCGGCCGGGAGCGGGACGCGTCCGGCTTCACCGGCCTGGTGGCCGCCAAGGACTACGTCTTCGATCCGGCGAGCGGCGGCAACAGCGTGTCCATACCCGTCGGCGGCCGGGCCGCCGACGTCCAGCTCAGGTTCCGCTCCAACACCGGGGCGACGGCCGGGCAGGTCGCCGAGTTCCAGGTCATCGGCACGCCCGCGCCCAATCCCGACCTGGAGGTGACGAAGCTGACCTCGTCACCGGCGTCGCCCGTCGAGTCGGACCAGATCACCGTGTCCGCCACCGTCCGCAACAGCGGCTCGGCCGACGCACCGGCCGGCGACGTGACCCTGCGGCTGGGTGGCACGAAGGTCGCCACCGCCGAGGTCGGCGCCCTGCGGGCGGGTGCCGAGAGCACGGTGAGCGCGTCCGTCGGGGCACGCGCGGCGGGCTCCTACGAACTGAGCGCGGTCGTCGACGAGGCGAACCGCATCACCGAGCAGAACGAGACCGACAACACCCACACGCGGCCCGAACCGCTGGTGGTCAGGCCGGTCCAGAGCTCCGACCTGGTCGCCGCGGCGGTCACCACCGCACCCTCCGGCCCGGCCGCCGGGGACGACGTGAGCTTCAAGGTCGCGCTGAAGAACCAGGGCACGCAGGACTCGGCCGGCGGCGCCCACGCGGTGACGCTGGCCCTGGTCGACGCCGCGGGCACCACGGTCAGGACCCTGACCGGCACGCACTCCGGTGTCATCGCCGCCGGCACGACGGCCCCGGCCGTGAGCCTCGGCACCTGGAAGGCGGCCAACGGCTCCTACACCCTGAAGGTCACGGTCGCCGATGACGCGAACGAGCTGCCGGTCAAGCGGGAGAACAACACCTCCACGCGGCCGCTGTTCGTCGGGCGCGGCGCCGACATGCCGTACGACACGTACGAGGCGGAGGACGGCACGGTCGGCGGCGGCGCGAAGGTGGTGGGCCCCAACCGCACCATCGGCGACATCGCGGGCGAGGCGTCCGGCCGCAAGGCGGTCCACCTCGACGCGGCCGGCGAGTACGTCGAGTTCACCACGAAGGCCGACACCAACACCCTGGTGACCCGCTTCTCGATCCCGGACGCGCCGGGCGGCGGGGGCATCGACTCCACGCTCAACGTGTACGTCGACGGCGCCATGAAGAAGGCGCTGCCGCTCACCTCGAAGTACGCCTGGCTATACGGCAACGAGGCCGGGCCCGGCAACTCCCCCGGCGCCGGCGCGCCGCGCCACATCTACGACGAGGCGCACCTCGTGCTCGGCGAGACCGTCCCGGCGGGCAGCAGGATCCGGCTGCAGAAGGACGCCGCGAACACCACCGACTACGCGATCGACTTCGTGGACCTGGAGCAGGTCGCGGCGGTGCCCAACCCCGACCCGGCGGCGTACGCGGTGCCCGCGGGCTTCACGCACCAGGACGTGCAGAACGCGCTCGACCGGGTCCGCATGGACACCGCCGGCAAGCTGGTCGGCGTGTACCTGCCGCCCGGTGACTACCGGACGTCGAGCAAGTTCCAGGTGTACGGCAAGGCGGTGAAGGTGGTGGGCGCCGGCCCCTGGTTCACCAGGTTCCACGCGCCCGCGGAGCAGGACAACACCGACGTCGGCTTCCGGGCCGACTCGACGGCGAAGGGCTCCTCGTTCGCGAACTTCGCCTACTTCGGCAACTACACCAGCCGCATCGACGGGCCGGGCAAGGTGTTCGACTTCTCCAACGTGTCGGACATCGTGATCGACAACATCTGGAACGAGCACATGGTGTGCCTGTACTGGGGCGCCAACACCGACCGGGTCACGATCAAGAACTCCCGGATCCGCAACATGTTCGCCGACGGCGTCAACATGACCAACGGCTCCACCGACAACCTGGTGTCCAACAACGACGCCCGGGCGACCGGGGACGACAGCTTCGCGCTGTTCTCGGCGATCGACGCGGGCGGCGCGGACATGAAGAACAACCTCTACGAGAACCTGTCGTCGACGCTGACCTGGCGCGCCGCGGGTCTGGCCGTCTACGGCGGCTACCACAACACCTTCCGCAACATCCATATCGCGGACACCCTGGTCTACTCCGGCATCACCATCAGCTCGCTGGACTTCGGCTACCCGATGAACGGCTTCGGCACCGATCCGACGAGCTTCGAGAACATCTCGATCGTCCGGGCCGGCGGGCACTTCTGGGGGAACCAGACCTTCCCCGGCATCTGGGTGTTCTCGGCGTCCAAGGTGTTCCAGGGCATCCGGGTCGACAACGTCGACATCGTCGACCCGACCTACAGCGGGATCATGTTCCAGACGAACTACGTGGGAGGGCAGCCGCAGTTCCCGATCAAGGACACGGTCTTCACCGACGTCTCCGTCTCGGGCGCGCGCAGGAGCGGTGACGCCTTCGACGCCAAGTCCGGCTTCGGCCTCTGGGCCAACGAGATGCCCGAGCAGGGACAGGGGCCGGCGGTCGGTGAGGTCACGTTCAACGGGCTGAGGCTCGACGGCAACGCCGTGGACGTCCGCAACACGACGTCCACCTTCAAGATCATCCGCAACCCCTGA